In one window of Maniola hyperantus chromosome 18, iAphHyp1.2, whole genome shotgun sequence DNA:
- the LOC138403560 gene encoding uncharacterized protein isoform X24: MDYVPTPAAAFQSSAQRISRVFACLQSSISSMHHITRSTCLGELPASLCHCASQKSCRPWSSWPACQYSAGIRSLPRRAACHLLSSRGLRPWSSCQPACILQASVRAGASCVPSPCHREIFVPGRAASLPAFCRHPFVPGRASVPSPSIARSSCLVELPACLQVCKRPFVPRRASCHLLSSRDLRAWSSCQPACILQASARAVASCVPESCHRASQDLRAWSAASLPAFCRHPFCAGANCVAESCHRASQDLRAWSSCQPACILQASARAVASCVPESCHRASQGLRAWSSCQPACILQASVRARASCVPEILPSRIARSPCLVKLPACLHSAGIRSRWGKLRGRLLPSRIARSSVPGRAASLPAFCRHPFVPGRAACHHLSSRDLRIWSSCQPACILQSSARAVVSCVPDSCHHASQSLRAWSSYQPACILQASARAVASCVPDSCHHASQGLRAWSSYQPACILQASARAVASGVPESCHRASQGLHAWSSCQPACILQASVRARASCVPESCHRASQDLRAWSSCQPACILQASVRAGANCVADSCHRASQGLRAWSSCQPACILQASVRARASCVPSPVIARSSYLVELSACLHSAVIHPCRGERRAISYHREVFVPGRAASLPAFCRHPFVPGRAACHHLSSRGSSYLVRAVSLPAFLQSSARAVASCVPDSCHHASQSLRALVKLPACLHSAGIRSCCGELRARILPSRIARSPCLVELPACLQTPAITHRKVSVPGQATSLPAFCRHPLVLWRAACQTPAIAHRKVSHAWSSCQPACRLLPSRIAKSPRLVKLPACLHSAGIRSCCGELRARILPSRIARSPCLVSCQPACILQASVRAGANCVADSCHRASQGLRAWSSCQPACILQASVRARASCVPSPVIARSSYLVELSACLHSAVIRSCCGELRARLLPSRIAKSPCLVKLPACLHSAGHPLVRGELRARILPSRIARSPCLVKLLACPHSAGIRSCHGELRARLLPSRIGKSSVPGRASSLPAFCRHPFVPGRAACQNPAIAHRKVSVPGRSCQPACILQTSVRCRGELRARLLPSRIARSPCLVILQASIRAGVSCVPSLVIARSSCLVKLPACLHSAGIRSCRGELRAVRI; encoded by the exons ATGGATTATGTGCCTACACCAGCTGCTGCCTTCCAGTCTTCGGCGCAACGCATCTCAAGGGTCTTCGCCTGCCTTCAGTCTTCAATCTCTAGCATGCACCACATTACAAGGTCTACATGCCTAGGCGAGCTGCCTGCCAGTCTCTGCCATTGCGCATCGCAAAAGTCTTGTCGTCCCTGGTCGAGCTGGCCAGCCTGCCAGTATTCTGCAGGCATCCGTTCGTTGCCGAGGCGAGCTGCGTGCCATCTCCTTTCATCGCGAGGTCTCCGTCCCTGGTCGAGCTGCCAGCCTGCTTGCATTCTGCAGGCATCCGTTCGTGCCGGGGCGAGCTGTGTACCATCTCCTTGTCATCGCGAGATCTTCGTGCCTGGTCGAGCTGCCAGCCTGCCTGCATTCTGCAGGCATCCGTTCGTGCCGGGACGAGCTTCGGTGCCATCTCCTTCCATCGCAAGGTCTTCGTGCCTGGTCGAGCTGCCAGCCTGCCTGCAAGTCTGCAAGCGTCCGTTCGTGCCGAGGCGAGCTTCGTGCCATCTCCTGTCCTCGCGAG ATCTCCGCGCCTGGTCAAGCTGCCAGCCTGCCTGCATTCTGCAGGCATCCGCTCGTGCTGTGGCGAGCTGCGTGCCAGAATCCTGCCATCGCGCATCGCAAG ATCTCCGTGCCTGGTCAGCTGCCAGCCTGCCTGCATTCTGCAGGCATCCGTTCTGCGCTGGGGCAAACTGCGTGGCAGAATCCTGCCATCGCGCATCGCAAGATCTCCGTGCCTGGTCAAGCTGCCAGCCTGCCTGCATTCTGCAGGCATCCGCTCGTGCTGTGGCGAGCTGCGTGCCAGAATCCTGCCATCGCGCATCGCAAGGTCTCCGTGCCTGGTCGAGCTGCCAGCCTGCCTGCATTCTGCAGGCATCCGTTCGTGCCAGGGCGAGCTGCGTGCCAGAAATCCTGCCATCGCGCATCGCAAGATCTCCGTGCCTGGTCAAGCTGCCAGCCTGCCTGCATTCTGCAGGCATCCGTTCGCGCTGGGGCAAACTGCGTGGCAGACTCCTGCCATCGCGCATCGCAAGGTCCTCCGTGCCTGGTCGAGCTGCCAGCCTGCCTGCATTCTGCAGGCATCCGTTCGTGCCAGGGCGAGCTGCGTGCCATCACCTGTCATCGCGAGATCTTCGTATCTGGTCGAGCTGTCAGCCTGCCTGCATTCTGCAGTCATCCGCTCGTGCTGTGGTGAGCTGCGTGCCAGACTCCTGCCATCACGCATCGCAAAGTCTCCGTGCCTGGTCAAGCTACCAGCCTGCCTGCATTCTGCAGGCATCCGCTCGTGCTGTGGCGAGCTGCGTGCCAGACTCCTGCCATCACGCATCGCAAGGTCTCCGTGCCTGGTCAAGCTACCAGCCTGCCTGCATTCTGCAGGCATCCGCTCGTGCTGTGGCGAGCGGCGTGCCAGAATCCTGCCATCGCGCATCGCAAG GTCTCCATGCCTGGTCGAGCTGCCAGCCTGCCTGCATTCTGCAGGCATCCGTTCGTGCCAGGGCGAGCTGCGTGCCAGAATCCTGCCATCGCGCATCGCAAGATCTCCGTGCCTGGTCAAGCTGCCAGCCTGCCTGCATTCTGCAGGCATCCGTTCGCGCTGGGGCAAACTGCGTGGCAGACTCCTGCCATCGCGCATCGCAAGGTCTCCGTGCCTGGTCGAGCTGCCAGCCTGCCTGCATTCTGCAGGCATCCGTTCGTGCCAGGGCGAGCTGCGTGCCATCACCTGTCATCGCGAGATCTTCGTATCTGGTCGAGCTGTCAGCCTGCCTGCATTCTGCAGTCATCCATCCGTGCCGGGGCGAGCGTCGTGCCATCTCCTATCATCGCGAGGTCTTCGTGCCTGGTCGAGCTGCCAGCCTGCCTGCATTCTGCAGGCATCCGTTCGTGCCAGGGCGAGCTGCGTGCCATCACCTGTCATCGCGAGGATCTTCGTATCTGGTTCGAGCTGTCAGCCTGCCTGCATTCCTGCAGTCATCCGCTCGTGCTGTGGCGAGCTGCGTGCCAGACTCCTGCCATCACGCATCGCAAAGTCTCCGTGCACTGGTCAAGCTACCAGCCTGCCTGCATTCTGCAGGCATCCGCTCGTGCTGTGGCGAGCTGCGTGCCAGAATCCTGCCATCGCGCATCGCACGGTCTCCATGCCTGGTCGAGCTGCCAGCCTGCCTGCAGACTCCTGCCATCACGCATCGCAAAGTCTCCGTGCCTGGTCAAGCTACCAGCCTGCCTGCATTCTGCAG GCATCCGCTCGTGCTGTGGCGAGCTGCGTGCCAGACTCCTGCCATCGCGCATCGCAAGGTCTCACATGCCTGGTCGAGCTGCCAGCCTGCCTGCAGACTCCTGCCATCACGCATCGCAAA ATCTCCGCGCCTGGTCAAGCTGCCAGCCTGCCTGCATTCTGCAGGCATCCGCTCGTGCTGTGGCGAGCTGCGTGCCAGAATCCTGCCATCGCGCATCGCAAG ATCTCCGTGCCTGGTCAGCTGCCAGCCTGCCTGCATTCTGCAGGCATCCGTTCGCGCTGGGGCAAACTGCGTGGCAGACTCCTGCCATCGCGCATCGCAAGGTCTCCGTGCCTGGTCGAGCTGCCAGCCTGCCTGCATTCTGCAGGCATCCGTTCGTGCCAGGGCGAGCTGCGTGCCATCACCTGTCATCGCGAGATCTTCGTATCTGGTCGAGCTGTCAGCCTGCCTGCATTCTGCAGTCATCCGCTCGTGCTGTGGTGAGCTGCGTGCCAGACTCCTGCCATCACGCATCGCAAAGTCTCCGTGCCTGGTCAAGCTACCAGCCTGCCTGCATTCTGCAGGGCATCCGCTCGTG CGGGGCGAGCTGCGTGCCAGAATCCTGCCATCGCGCATCGCAAGATCTCCGTGCCTGGTCAAGCTGTTAGCCTGCCCGCATTCTGCAGGCATCCGTTCGTGCCATGGCGAGCTGCGTGCCAGACTCCTGCCATCGCGCATCGGAAAATCTTCCGTGCCTGGTCGAGCTTCCAGCCTGCCTGCATTCTGCAGGCATCCGTTCGTGCCAGGGCGAGCTGCGTGCCAGAATCCTGCCATCGCGCATCGTAAGGTCTCCGTGCCTGGTCGGAGCTGCCAGCCTGCCTGCATTCTGCAGACATCCGTTCGTTGCCGGGGCGAGCTGCGTGCCAGACTCCTGCCATCGCGCATCGCAAGGTCTCCGTGCCTGGTCATTCTGCAGGCATCCATTCGTGCCGGGGTGAGCTGCGTGCCATCTCTTGTCATCGCGAGATCTTCGTGCCTGGTCAAGCTGCCAGCCTGCCTGCATTCTGCAG GCATCCGTTCGTGCCGGGGCGAGCTGCGTGCCGTGCGTATATAA
- the LOC138403560 gene encoding uncharacterized protein isoform X38 gives MPRRAACQSLPLRIAKVLSSLVELASLPVFCRHPFVAEASCVPSPFIARSPSLVELPACLHSAGIRSCRGELCTISLSSRDLRAWSSCQPACILQASVRAGTSFGAISFHRKVFVPGRAASLPASLQASVRAEASFVPSPVLARSPRLVKLPACLHSAGIRSCCGELRARILPSRIARSPCLVKLPACLHSAGIRSRWGKLRGRLLPSRIARSSVPGRAASLPAFCRHPFVPGRAACHHLSSRDLRIWSSCQPACILQSSARAVVSCVPDSCHHASQSLRAWSSYQPACILQASARAVASCVPDSCHHASQGLRAWSSYQPACILQASARAVASGVPESCHRASQGLHAWSSCQPACRLLPSRIAKSPCLVKLPACLHSAGIRSCCGELRARILCHRASQGLHAWSSCQPACILQASVRARASCVPESCHRASQDLRAWSSCQPACILQASVRAGANCVADSCHRASQGLRAWSSCQPACILQASVRARASCVPSPVIARSSYLVELSACLHSAVIHPCRGERRAISYHREVFVPGRAASLPAFCRHPFVPGRAACHHLSSRGSSYLVRAVSLPAFLQSSARAVASCVPDSCHHASQSLRALVKLPACLHSAGIRSCCGELRARILPSRIARSPCLVELPACLQTPAITHRKVSVPGQATSLPAFCRHPLVLWRAACQTPAIAHRKVSHAWSSCQPACRLLPSRIAKSPRLVKLPACLHSAGIRSCCGELRARILPSRIARSPCLVSCQPACILQASVRAGANCVADSCHRASQGLRAWSSCQPACILQASVRARASCVPSPVIARSSYLVELSACLHSAVIRSCCGELRARLLPSRIAKSPCLVKLPACLHSAGHPLVRGELRARILPSRIARSPCLVKLLACPHSAGIRSCHGELRARLLPSRIGKSSVPGRASSLPAFCRHPFVPGRAACQNPAIAHRKVSVPGRSCQPACILQTSVRCRGELRARLLPSRIARSPCLVILQASIRAGVSCVPSLVIARSSCLVKLPACLHSAGIRSCRGELRAVRI, from the exons ATGCCTAGGCGAGCTGCCTGCCAGTCTCTGCCATTGCGCATCGCAAAAGTCTTGTCGTCCCTGGTCGAGCTGGCCAGCCTGCCAGTATTCTGCAGGCATCCGTTCGTTGCCGAGGCGAGCTGCGTGCCATCTCCTTTCATCGCGAGGTCTCCGTCCCTGGTCGAGCTGCCAGCCTGCTTGCATTCTGCAGGCATCCGTTCGTGCCGGGGCGAGCTGTGTACCATCTCCTTGTCATCGCGAGATCTTCGTGCCTGGTCGAGCTGCCAGCCTGCCTGCATTCTGCAGGCATCCGTTCGTGCCGGGACGAGCTTCGGTGCCATCTCCTTCCATCGCAAGGTCTTCGTGCCTGGTCGAGCTGCCAGCCTGCCTGCAAGTCTGCAAGCGTCCGTTCGTGCCGAGGCGAGCTTCGTGCCATCTCCTGTCCTCGCGAG ATCTCCGCGCCTGGTCAAGCTGCCAGCCTGCCTGCATTCTGCAGGCATCCGCTCGTGCTGTGGCGAGCTGCGTGCCAGAATCCTGCCATCGCGCATCGCAAG ATCTCCGTGCCTGGTCAAGCTGCCAGCCTGCCTGCATTCTGCAGGCATCCGTTCGCGCTGGGGCAAACTGCGTGGCAGACTCCTGCCATCGCGCATCGCAAGGTCCTCCGTGCCTGGTCGAGCTGCCAGCCTGCCTGCATTCTGCAGGCATCCGTTCGTGCCAGGGCGAGCTGCGTGCCATCACCTGTCATCGCGAGATCTTCGTATCTGGTCGAGCTGTCAGCCTGCCTGCATTCTGCAGTCATCCGCTCGTGCTGTGGTGAGCTGCGTGCCAGACTCCTGCCATCACGCATCGCAAAGTCTCCGTGCCTGGTCAAGCTACCAGCCTGCCTGCATTCTGCAGGCATCCGCTCGTGCTGTGGCGAGCTGCGTGCCAGACTCCTGCCATCACGCATCGCAAGGTCTCCGTGCCTGGTCAAGCTACCAGCCTGCCTGCATTCTGCAGGCATCCGCTCGTGCTGTGGCGAGCGGCGTGCCAGAATCCTGCCATCGCGCATCGCAAGGTCTCCATGCCTGGTCGAGCTGCCAGCCTGCCTGCAGACTCCTGCCATCACGCATCGCAAAGTCTCCGTGCCTGGTCAAGCTACCAGCCTGCCTGCATTCTGCAG GCATCCGCTCGTGCTGTGGCGAGCTGCGTGCCAGAATCCTCTGCCATCGCGCATCGCAAGGTCTCCATGCCTGGTCGAGCTGCCAGCCTGCCTGCATTCTGCAGGCATCCGTTCGTGCCAGGGCGAGCTGCGTGCCAGAATCCTGCCATCGCGCATCGCAAGATCTCCGTGCCTGGTCAAGCTGCCAGCCTGCCTGCATTCTGCAGGCATCCGTTCGCGCTGGGGCAAACTGCGTGGCAGACTCCTGCCATCGCGCATCGCAAGGTCTCCGTGCCTGGTCGAGCTGCCAGCCTGCCTGCATTCTGCAGGCATCCGTTCGTGCCAGGGCGAGCTGCGTGCCATCACCTGTCATCGCGAGATCTTCGTATCTGGTCGAGCTGTCAGCCTGCCTGCATTCTGCAGTCATCCATCCGTGCCGGGGCGAGCGTCGTGCCATCTCCTATCATCGCGAGGTCTTCGTGCCTGGTCGAGCTGCCAGCCTGCCTGCATTCTGCAGGCATCCGTTCGTGCCAGGGCGAGCTGCGTGCCATCACCTGTCATCGCGAGGATCTTCGTATCTGGTTCGAGCTGTCAGCCTGCCTGCATTCCTGCAGTCATCCGCTCGTGCTGTGGCGAGCTGCGTGCCAGACTCCTGCCATCACGCATCGCAAAGTCTCCGTGCACTGGTCAAGCTACCAGCCTGCCTGCATTCTGCAGGCATCCGCTCGTGCTGTGGCGAGCTGCGTGCCAGAATCCTGCCATCGCGCATCGCACGGTCTCCATGCCTGGTCGAGCTGCCAGCCTGCCTGCAGACTCCTGCCATCACGCATCGCAAAGTCTCCGTGCCTGGTCAAGCTACCAGCCTGCCTGCATTCTGCAG GCATCCGCTCGTGCTGTGGCGAGCTGCGTGCCAGACTCCTGCCATCGCGCATCGCAAGGTCTCACATGCCTGGTCGAGCTGCCAGCCTGCCTGCAGACTCCTGCCATCACGCATCGCAAA ATCTCCGCGCCTGGTCAAGCTGCCAGCCTGCCTGCATTCTGCAGGCATCCGCTCGTGCTGTGGCGAGCTGCGTGCCAGAATCCTGCCATCGCGCATCGCAAG ATCTCCGTGCCTGGTCAGCTGCCAGCCTGCCTGCATTCTGCAGGCATCCGTTCGCGCTGGGGCAAACTGCGTGGCAGACTCCTGCCATCGCGCATCGCAAGGTCTCCGTGCCTGGTCGAGCTGCCAGCCTGCCTGCATTCTGCAGGCATCCGTTCGTGCCAGGGCGAGCTGCGTGCCATCACCTGTCATCGCGAGATCTTCGTATCTGGTCGAGCTGTCAGCCTGCCTGCATTCTGCAGTCATCCGCTCGTGCTGTGGTGAGCTGCGTGCCAGACTCCTGCCATCACGCATCGCAAAGTCTCCGTGCCTGGTCAAGCTACCAGCCTGCCTGCATTCTGCAGGGCATCCGCTCGTG CGGGGCGAGCTGCGTGCCAGAATCCTGCCATCGCGCATCGCAAGATCTCCGTGCCTGGTCAAGCTGTTAGCCTGCCCGCATTCTGCAGGCATCCGTTCGTGCCATGGCGAGCTGCGTGCCAGACTCCTGCCATCGCGCATCGGAAAATCTTCCGTGCCTGGTCGAGCTTCCAGCCTGCCTGCATTCTGCAGGCATCCGTTCGTGCCAGGGCGAGCTGCGTGCCAGAATCCTGCCATCGCGCATCGTAAGGTCTCCGTGCCTGGTCGGAGCTGCCAGCCTGCCTGCATTCTGCAGACATCCGTTCGTTGCCGGGGCGAGCTGCGTGCCAGACTCCTGCCATCGCGCATCGCAAGGTCTCCGTGCCTGGTCATTCTGCAGGCATCCATTCGTGCCGGGGTGAGCTGCGTGCCATCTCTTGTCATCGCGAGATCTTCGTGCCTGGTCAAGCTGCCAGCCTGCCTGCATTCTGCAG GCATCCGTTCGTGCCGGGGCGAGCTGCGTGCCGTGCGTATATAA
- the LOC138403560 gene encoding uncharacterized protein isoform X9, producing the protein MDYVPTPAAAFQSSAQRISRVFACLQSSISSMHHITRSTCLGELPASLCHCASQKSCRPWSSWPACQYSAGIRSLPRRAACHLLSSRGLRPWSSCQPACILQASVRAGASCVPSPCHREIFVPGRAASLPAFCRHPFVPGRASVPSPSIARSSCLVELPACLQVCKRPFVPRRASCHLLSSRGLRACSSYKPACILHASVRDRASCVPHFCHRASQSLRASSSCPACLHSAGISSCRASCVPSPVIARCFVPGRAASLPCILQATGWCWGELRAISYHREIFVPGRAASLPAFCSIRSCCGELRARILPSRIARSLCLVELPACLHSAGHPFVPGRAACLNPAIAHRKVSVPGRASSLPAFCRHPFVPWRAACQILPIAHRKVSVPGRAASLPAFCRHPFVPGRAACQNPAIAHSKISAPGQAASLPAFCRHPLVLWRAACQNPAIAHRKISVPGQLPACLHSAGIRSALGQTAWQNPAIAHRKISVPGQAASLPAFCRHPLVLWRAACQNPAIAHRKVSVPGRAASLPAFCRHPFVPGRAACQKSCHRASQDLRAWSSCQPACILQASVRAGANCVADSCHRASQGLHAWSSCQPACILQASVRARASCVPESCHRASQDLRAWSSCQPACILQASVRAGANCVADSCHRASQGLRAWSSCQPACILQASVRARASCVPSPVIARSSYLVELSACLHSAVIHPCRGERRAISYHREVFVPGRAASLPAFCRHPFVPGRAACHHLSSRGSSYLVRAVSLPAFLQSSARAVASCVPDSCHHASQSLRALVKLPACLHSAGIRSCCGELRARILPSRIARSPCLVELPACLQTPAITHRKVSVPGQATSLPAFCRHPLVLWRAACQTPAIAHRKVSHAWSSCQPACRLLPSRIAKSPRLVKLPACLHSAGIRSCCGELRARILPSRIARSPCLVSCQPACILQASVRAGANCVADSCHRASQGLRAWSSCQPACILQASVRARASCVPSPVIARSSYLVELSACLHSAVIRSCCGELRARLLPSRIAKSPCLVKLPACLHSAGHPLVRGELRARILPSRIARSPCLVKLLACPHSAGIRSCHGELRARLLPSRIGKSSVPGRASSLPAFCRHPFVPGRAACQNPAIAHRKVSVPGRSCQPACILQTSVRCRGELRARLLPSRIARSPCLVILQASIRAGVSCVPSLVIARSSCLVKLPACLHSAGIRSCRGELRAVRI; encoded by the exons ATGGATTATGTGCCTACACCAGCTGCTGCCTTCCAGTCTTCGGCGCAACGCATCTCAAGGGTCTTCGCCTGCCTTCAGTCTTCAATCTCTAGCATGCACCACATTACAAGGTCTACATGCCTAGGCGAGCTGCCTGCCAGTCTCTGCCATTGCGCATCGCAAAAGTCTTGTCGTCCCTGGTCGAGCTGGCCAGCCTGCCAGTATTCTGCAGGCATCCGTTCGTTGCCGAGGCGAGCTGCGTGCCATCTCCTTTCATCGCGAGGTCTCCGTCCCTGGTCGAGCTGCCAGCCTGCTTGCATTCTGCAGGCATCCGTTCGTGCCGGGGCGAGCTGTGTACCATCTCCTTGTCATCGCGAGATCTTCGTGCCTGGTCGAGCTGCCAGCCTGCCTGCATTCTGCAGGCATCCGTTCGTGCCGGGACGAGCTTCGGTGCCATCTCCTTCCATCGCAAGGTCTTCGTGCCTGGTCGAGCTGCCAGCCTGCCTGCAAGTCTGCAAGCGTCCGTTCGTGCCGAGGCGAGCTTCGTGCCATCTCCTGTCCTCGCGAGGTCTTCGTGCCTGTTCGAGCTACAAGCCtgcctgcattctgcatgcATCCGTTCGTGACAGGGCGAGCTGCGTGCCACACTTCTGCCATCGTGCATCACAAAGTCTCCGTGCTTCGTCAAGCTGCCCAGCCTGCCTGCATTCTGCAGGCATCAGTTCGTGCCGGGCGAGTTGCGTGCCATCTCCTGTCATCGCAAGGTGTTTCGTGCCTGGTCGAGCTGCCAGCCTGCCTTGCATTCTGCAGGCAACCGGTTGGTGCTGGGGTGAGCTTCGTGCCATCTCCTATCATCGCGAGATCTTCGTGCCTGGTCGAGCTGCCAGCCTGCCTGCATTCTGCAGCATCCGCTCGTGCTGTGGCGAGCTGCGTGCCAGAATCCTGCCATCGCGCATCGCAAGGTCTCTGTGCCTGGTCGAGCTGCCAGCCTGCCTGCATTCTGCAGGGCATCCGTTCGTGCCAGGGCGAGCTGCGTGCCTGAATCCTGCCATCGCGCATCGGAAAGTCTCCGTGCCTGGTCGAGCTTCCAGCCTGCCCGCATTCTGCAGGCATCCGTTCGTGCCATGGCGAGCTGCGTGCCAGA TCCTGCCAATCGCGCATCGCAAGGTCTCCGTGCCTGGTCGAGCTGCCAGCCTGCCTGCATTCTGCAGGCATCCGTTCGTGCCAGGGCGAGCTGCGTGCCAGAATCCTGCCATCGCGCATAGCAAGATCTCCGCGCCTGGTCAAGCTGCCAGCCTGCCTGCATTCTGCAGGCATCCGCTCGTGCTGTGGCGAGCTGCGTGCCAGAATCCTGCCATCGCGCATCGCAAG ATCTCCGTGCCTGGTCAGCTGCCAGCCTGCCTGCATTCTGCAGGCATCCGTTCTGCGCTGGGGCAAACTGCGTGGCAGAATCCTGCCATCGCGCATCGCAAGATCTCCGTGCCTGGTCAAGCTGCCAGCCTGCCTGCATTCTGCAGGCATCCGCTCGTGCTGTGGCGAGCTGCGTGCCAGAATCCTGCCATCGCGCATCGCAAGGTCTCCGTGCCTGGTCGAGCTGCCAGCCTGCCTGCATTCTGCAGGCATCCGTTCGTGCCAGGGCGAGCTGCGTGCCAGAAATCCTGCCATCGCGCATCGCAAGATCTCCGTGCCTGGTCAAGCTGCCAGCCTGCCTGCATTCTGCAGGCATCCGTTCGCGCTGGGGCAAACTGCGTGGCAGACTCCTGCCATCGCGCATCGCAAG GTCTCCATGCCTGGTCGAGCTGCCAGCCTGCCTGCATTCTGCAGGCATCCGTTCGTGCCAGGGCGAGCTGCGTGCCAGAATCCTGCCATCGCGCATCGCAAGATCTCCGTGCCTGGTCAAGCTGCCAGCCTGCCTGCATTCTGCAGGCATCCGTTCGCGCTGGGGCAAACTGCGTGGCAGACTCCTGCCATCGCGCATCGCAAGGTCTCCGTGCCTGGTCGAGCTGCCAGCCTGCCTGCATTCTGCAGGCATCCGTTCGTGCCAGGGCGAGCTGCGTGCCATCACCTGTCATCGCGAGATCTTCGTATCTGGTCGAGCTGTCAGCCTGCCTGCATTCTGCAGTCATCCATCCGTGCCGGGGCGAGCGTCGTGCCATCTCCTATCATCGCGAGGTCTTCGTGCCTGGTCGAGCTGCCAGCCTGCCTGCATTCTGCAGGCATCCGTTCGTGCCAGGGCGAGCTGCGTGCCATCACCTGTCATCGCGAGGATCTTCGTATCTGGTTCGAGCTGTCAGCCTGCCTGCATTCCTGCAGTCATCCGCTCGTGCTGTGGCGAGCTGCGTGCCAGACTCCTGCCATCACGCATCGCAAAGTCTCCGTGCACTGGTCAAGCTACCAGCCTGCCTGCATTCTGCAGGCATCCGCTCGTGCTGTGGCGAGCTGCGTGCCAGAATCCTGCCATCGCGCATCGCACGGTCTCCATGCCTGGTCGAGCTGCCAGCCTGCCTGCAGACTCCTGCCATCACGCATCGCAAAGTCTCCGTGCCTGGTCAAGCTACCAGCCTGCCTGCATTCTGCAG GCATCCGCTCGTGCTGTGGCGAGCTGCGTGCCAGACTCCTGCCATCGCGCATCGCAAGGTCTCACATGCCTGGTCGAGCTGCCAGCCTGCCTGCAGACTCCTGCCATCACGCATCGCAAA ATCTCCGCGCCTGGTCAAGCTGCCAGCCTGCCTGCATTCTGCAGGCATCCGCTCGTGCTGTGGCGAGCTGCGTGCCAGAATCCTGCCATCGCGCATCGCAAG ATCTCCGTGCCTGGTCAGCTGCCAGCCTGCCTGCATTCTGCAGGCATCCGTTCGCGCTGGGGCAAACTGCGTGGCAGACTCCTGCCATCGCGCATCGCAAGGTCTCCGTGCCTGGTCGAGCTGCCAGCCTGCCTGCATTCTGCAGGCATCCGTTCGTGCCAGGGCGAGCTGCGTGCCATCACCTGTCATCGCGAGATCTTCGTATCTGGTCGAGCTGTCAGCCTGCCTGCATTCTGCAGTCATCCGCTCGTGCTGTGGTGAGCTGCGTGCCAGACTCCTGCCATCACGCATCGCAAAGTCTCCGTGCCTGGTCAAGCTACCAGCCTGCCTGCATTCTGCAGGGCATCCGCTCGTG CGGGGCGAGCTGCGTGCCAGAATCCTGCCATCGCGCATCGCAAGATCTCCGTGCCTGGTCAAGCTGTTAGCCTGCCCGCATTCTGCAGGCATCCGTTCGTGCCATGGCGAGCTGCGTGCCAGACTCCTGCCATCGCGCATCGGAAAATCTTCCGTGCCTGGTCGAGCTTCCAGCCTGCCTGCATTCTGCAGGCATCCGTTCGTGCCAGGGCGAGCTGCGTGCCAGAATCCTGCCATCGCGCATCGTAAGGTCTCCGTGCCTGGTCGGAGCTGCCAGCCTGCCTGCATTCTGCAGACATCCGTTCGTTGCCGGGGCGAGCTGCGTGCCAGACTCCTGCCATCGCGCATCGCAAGGTCTCCGTGCCTGGTCATTCTGCAGGCATCCATTCGTGCCGGGGTGAGCTGCGTGCCATCTCTTGTCATCGCGAGATCTTCGTGCCTGGTCAAGCTGCCAGCCTGCCTGCATTCTGCAG GCATCCGTTCGTGCCGGGGCGAGCTGCGTGCCGTGCGTATATAA